Proteins from a single region of Canis aureus isolate CA01 chromosome 26, VMU_Caureus_v.1.0, whole genome shotgun sequence:
- the SPO11 gene encoding meiotic recombination protein SPO11 isoform X2, with protein sequence MAFAPMGPEASFFAVLDQHRASLLAALRRGGGEPAGGGTPQASSFNLKKALRSVCEERKREACGETSSSEVLASIESVIQDIITSVARNEAPAFTIGNRSSWENIKFEDSVGLQMVTHFTTRKIKSDSLKSVKKFALILKILSKIYKLVQSNTYATKRDIYYTDSQLFGNQTVVDNIINDISCMLKVPRMSLHILSTSKGLIAGNLRYIEEDGTRVHCTCGATAVAVPSNIQGIRNLITDAKFLLIVEKDATFQRLLDDNFCNRMSPCIMITGKGVPDLNTRLLVKKLWDTFHIPVFALVDADPHGIEIMCIYKYGSMAMSFEAHNLTVPAIRWLGLLPSDIKRLNIPRDTLIPLTKRDQMKLDSVLKRPYVTCQPFWRKEMEIMADSKMKAEIQALTFLSSDYLSRVYLPNKLKFGGWI encoded by the exons ATGGCCTTTGCGCCCATGGGGCCTGAGGCCTCGTTCTTCGCGGTTCTGGACCAGCACAGGGCTTCCCTGCTGGCCGCCCTGAGGAGAGGCGGTGGGGAGCCCGCGGGCGGGGGGACGCCTCAGGCCTCGAG ttttaacttaaaaaaagctCTGAGGAGCGTGtgtgaggagagaaagagggaggcttGTGGAGAGACCTCGAG TTCTGAGGTTCTTGCATCTATAGAAAGTGTTATCCAAGACATAATCACAAGCGTGGCAAGGAATGAAGCACCTGCGTTCACAATAGGCAACAGATCAAGCTGGGAAAATATAAA GTTTGAAGATTCTGTGGGTCTTCAGATGGTAACTCACTTTACCACAAGAAAAATCAAAAGTGATTCActaaaatcagttaaaaaattTG CCCTAATTCTTAAAATACTGTCCAAGATTTATAAACTAGTACAGAGCAACACTTATGCAACCAAAAG agACATATATTATACTGACAGCCAACTCTTCGGTAACCAGACTGTCGTGGACAATATTATCAATGACATTTCTTGTATGTTAAAAGTGCCGAGGATGAGTCTACATATA ttatCTACATCAAAAGGTTTAATTGCTGGCAATTTAAGGTACATCGAAGAAGATGGCACCAGAGTACACTGTACCTGTGGTGCAACA GCTGTTGCTGTGCCATCTAATATTCAAGGAATTCGAA ATTTAATTACAGATGCAAAATTTCTATTAATTGTGGAAAAAGATGCGACATTTCAGCGACTCCTAGATGACAACTTTTGCAACAGAATGTCCCCATGCATCATGATTACG GGAAAAGGAGTACCTGACCTGAACACGAGACTTTTAGTCAAGAAGCTGTGGGATACATTTCATATTCCTGTTTTCGCTCTTGTTGATGCCGATCCACATG GCATAGAAATCATGTGCATCTATAAGTATGGATCAATG GCAATGTCTTTTGAAGCTCATAATCTCACAGTTCCAGCTATCAGATGGCTTGGTCTCCTCCCTTCTGATATTAAACG gttAAATATACCTAGAGATACTTTAATTCCACTGACAAAACGGGACCAAATGAAACTTGACAGTGTCCTAAAAAGACCTTATGTTACTTGCCAACCATTTTGGAGAAAAgaa ATGGAAATAATGGCAGACTCTAAAATGAAGGCAGAAATTCAAGCTTTGACCTTCCTATCATCAGATTATCTCTCCAGAGTGTACCTACCTAACAAATTAAAATTTGGAGgatggatataa